In the Nitrospiria bacterium genome, one interval contains:
- the ileS gene encoding isoleucine--tRNA ligase, translating into MDYKPTLNLPKTDFPMKANLSQKEPQCLAQWSASGGRDGLYERLQEKNRDRSRYILHDGPPYANGRIHIGHALNKILKDFVVKSKAMEGFATPFVPGWDCHGLPIEHQVLKDLGPRKQGMSQTEIRRLCREYAQKYIEIQRDEFKRLGVLGDWEHPYLTMNPAYEAAIVREFGKVVETGAVYRAKKPVLWCPNDETALAEAEVEYEDHTSPSIYVKFPFVMSPQELSKLWEISLGPNVRQVSAVIWTTTPWTLPANQAVCAHPAYDYAFVEVGDQAFVIAEKLVDSFVKACGLSGFSVHAAKRRGNRIQGLRCRRPFSEELSPVVSGNFVTLDQGTGCVHIAPGHGQEDYELSLSNPLLKVFAPVDDRGRFTDEVPEFRGLKVFEANPLITQKLKEKGLLLNKVDDKQTHTYPHCWRCKKPVIFRATEQWFISMETKELRRRALEAIDRNVNWIPKWGRDRIYGMIENRPDWCISRQRAWGVPIVAFTCQDCKKILYIDDPEKYAGIIRHVAERMEREGGSDIWFTKTAEELLPNGTACPKCKSGRFSKENDILDVWFESGVSHAAVLKTRPELKWPADLYLEGSDQHRGWFHSALLTALLTEGQAPYKSVLTHGFVVDGAGKKMSKSAGNVVAPQEVIEKHGAEILRLWIAATDFREDVRISQEILSHLIEAYRKIRNTGRFLLSNLYDYDPKRDAVPDENLFEIDRWALHRLQGLIRRVRQGYAQFEFHTVFHSLNNFCAVDLSAIYLDILKDRLYSDPAASTSRRAAQRVLFETLTVLTRLMAPVLSFTAEEIWNHIPRGTAAAVGLRDEDSVHLGSFPTVREAAVDATLEARWEKLLAVREEVAKSLEAKRNEKAIGASQDARVRLWASGDLYDFLLKYEPQLAAVFIVSKAEVRPFESRNPNDAAFVSGLLPSFAVTVARSDDPKCARCWFYRDTVGKNPRQPQLCARCAEAVG; encoded by the coding sequence ATGGACTACAAACCGACCCTCAACCTCCCCAAAACCGATTTTCCCATGAAGGCCAACCTGAGCCAAAAGGAGCCCCAATGTCTGGCCCAATGGTCCGCCTCGGGCGGACGGGACGGGCTTTACGAGCGTCTCCAAGAGAAAAACCGGGATCGTTCGCGCTACATCCTTCATGACGGCCCGCCGTATGCGAACGGGCGGATCCATATCGGCCATGCCCTCAACAAGATCCTGAAAGACTTCGTGGTCAAGTCGAAGGCCATGGAAGGATTTGCGACGCCCTTTGTTCCGGGCTGGGACTGCCACGGACTCCCGATCGAGCACCAGGTCTTAAAAGATCTCGGACCGAGAAAACAGGGCATGAGTCAGACCGAGATCCGAAGGCTCTGCCGTGAATACGCACAGAAATACATTGAGATCCAGCGGGACGAATTTAAGCGGCTCGGCGTACTGGGCGATTGGGAGCATCCCTATCTGACGATGAACCCGGCTTACGAGGCCGCGATCGTCCGCGAATTCGGGAAAGTGGTTGAAACCGGCGCGGTCTACCGCGCGAAGAAACCGGTGCTCTGGTGTCCCAACGACGAAACGGCCCTGGCCGAGGCCGAGGTGGAATACGAAGACCACACCTCGCCGTCCATCTATGTGAAGTTTCCGTTTGTCATGTCCCCTCAGGAGCTTTCAAAACTTTGGGAGATTTCACTGGGGCCCAATGTCAGGCAGGTCTCGGCAGTTATTTGGACCACCACTCCTTGGACGCTGCCTGCTAATCAAGCCGTCTGCGCTCATCCTGCATATGATTATGCGTTTGTGGAAGTCGGCGACCAGGCATTTGTGATCGCGGAGAAACTTGTTGATTCATTCGTGAAGGCTTGTGGGTTATCAGGATTTTCTGTTCATGCGGCCAAAAGGCGAGGTAATCGTATCCAGGGATTGCGTTGTCGGCGACCATTCTCTGAAGAGCTTTCCCCAGTTGTTTCCGGTAATTTCGTCACTCTAGATCAGGGCACCGGCTGCGTCCACATCGCGCCGGGTCATGGCCAGGAAGACTATGAGCTATCGTTGAGCAATCCTTTGCTCAAAGTTTTTGCTCCGGTGGATGACCGGGGACGTTTTACGGATGAGGTGCCGGAGTTTCGGGGCCTCAAGGTCTTTGAAGCCAACCCGCTCATCACACAAAAGTTAAAAGAGAAAGGCCTCCTTCTTAATAAAGTTGATGACAAACAGACGCACACCTACCCCCACTGCTGGCGCTGCAAGAAGCCGGTGATCTTTCGCGCGACTGAGCAATGGTTCATCTCGATGGAGACGAAGGAACTGCGTCGGCGCGCGCTGGAGGCGATCGACCGGAACGTGAACTGGATTCCCAAATGGGGGCGGGACCGAATCTACGGAATGATCGAGAACCGTCCGGACTGGTGCATCTCCCGTCAGCGGGCATGGGGCGTGCCGATTGTCGCCTTCACTTGTCAGGACTGCAAAAAGATTCTTTACATCGACGATCCTGAAAAATACGCCGGGATCATCCGGCACGTCGCGGAGCGAATGGAACGCGAAGGCGGAAGCGACATCTGGTTCACAAAAACGGCCGAGGAACTTCTTCCGAATGGAACGGCCTGTCCGAAATGCAAAAGCGGCCGGTTTTCCAAGGAGAACGACATTCTGGACGTCTGGTTTGAGTCGGGCGTCAGCCACGCCGCCGTGCTCAAAACGAGACCGGAATTGAAATGGCCGGCCGATCTTTACCTCGAAGGCTCGGACCAGCACCGCGGCTGGTTTCACAGCGCGCTCCTGACGGCTCTCCTGACGGAAGGACAAGCGCCTTACAAATCCGTCCTGACCCACGGCTTCGTCGTTGACGGCGCCGGCAAGAAGATGTCCAAATCGGCCGGCAACGTGGTCGCGCCCCAGGAGGTGATCGAGAAACACGGGGCCGAGATCCTGCGGCTCTGGATCGCCGCGACCGATTTTCGCGAAGACGTCCGAATCTCGCAGGAGATTCTGTCCCATTTGATTGAAGCCTATCGGAAGATCCGCAACACCGGCCGCTTTCTTCTGAGCAATCTGTACGACTACGACCCGAAACGTGACGCGGTTCCGGATGAGAATCTGTTTGAAATCGACCGATGGGCGCTGCACCGGCTCCAGGGGCTGATCCGGCGCGTGCGGCAGGGCTACGCCCAGTTCGAATTCCACACGGTGTTTCATTCCCTTAATAATTTCTGCGCCGTGGACCTGAGCGCCATCTACCTGGACATCCTGAAAGACCGGCTTTATTCCGATCCGGCCGCTTCGACTTCCCGCCGGGCGGCCCAACGGGTGCTGTTCGAAACCCTGACGGTATTGACCCGGCTCATGGCCCCGGTCCTCTCCTTCACGGCGGAAGAGATCTGGAATCACATTCCCCGCGGGACCGCCGCGGCGGTCGGGCTTCGGGACGAGGACAGCGTTCACCTGGGCTCGTTTCCCACGGTGAGAGAGGCCGCCGTCGATGCAACGCTGGAAGCCCGGTGGGAAAAGCTCCTTGCCGTCCGCGAAGAAGTGGCCAAGTCGCTGGAGGCCAAACGAAACGAGAAGGCGATCGGAGCGTCCCAGGATGCTCGGGTCCGGCTGTGGGCGTCGGGAGACCTGTACGACTTTTTATTGAAATACGAACCCCAACTGGCCGCGGTTTTCATCGTGTCGAAAGCGGAGGTGAGACCTTTCGAAAGCCGGAACCCGAACGACGCGGCGTTCGTCAGCGGCCTCCTCCCGTCTTTTGCCGTAACCGTCGCGCGATCCGACGATCCCAAATGCGCGCGCTGCTGGTTCTACCGCGACACCGTAGGTAAAAATCCCCGGCAACCCCAGCTCTGCGCCCGCTGCGCGGAGGCGGTTGGCTGA
- the lspA gene encoding signal peptidase II — protein sequence MALKAAFKTVKEDPRRYLFLAGVVGTIFILDQTTKALIQRTMRLHESIPVVDRLFSLTYIRNAGAAFGLFADHGNALRMAFFVTISVAAVLFLLTFFAKIPKEARLGRLSVAMVMGGALGNLIDRIRFGEVVDFLDFYVGSYHWPAFNVADSCISVGVTLLIWYFIREEQRAKSSKHPPSVHV from the coding sequence ATGGCGCTCAAGGCCGCCTTCAAGACCGTCAAGGAAGATCCGCGGCGGTATCTCTTCCTGGCCGGGGTGGTCGGGACGATTTTCATCCTGGATCAGACCACGAAGGCCCTGATCCAGCGAACCATGCGACTGCACGAGTCCATTCCGGTCGTCGATCGGCTTTTCAGCCTCACCTACATCCGCAACGCCGGGGCGGCCTTCGGACTTTTCGCCGATCACGGCAACGCGCTCCGGATGGCTTTCTTTGTGACGATCTCGGTCGCGGCCGTTCTTTTTCTATTGACGTTCTTCGCGAAGATCCCGAAAGAGGCCCGGCTGGGCCGACTGTCCGTCGCCATGGTCATGGGCGGCGCCCTAGGGAACCTGATCGATCGGATCCGATTCGGCGAGGTGGTCGACTTCCTGGATTTTTATGTCGGCTCGTATCACTGGCCGGCTTTCAACGTGGCCGATTCCTGCATCAGCGTCGGCGTCACCCTCCTGATCTGGTACTTCATCCGGGAGGAACAGCGGGCCAAATCGTCGAAGCACCCTCCCTCCGTTCATGTCTAA
- a CDS encoding RluA family pseudouridine synthase produces the protein MSKEGRYPAPITDRIVSRDIIVAPKFASERLDHYLIRQQVHASRTYLQRLVRDGEIRVNDREVKPNYKVRPGDRVTCRVPTPVPLEITAEPIPLDVLYEDAGLLVLNKPAGLVMHPAPGHYTGTLVHALLAHCKNLSGIGGRQRPGLVHRLDKDTSGVIVVAKTDAAHRSLSRQFKDHSIERTYQAVVAGRLPKNGGMIDLAIGRDRWERKKISHRTSRPREARTAYRVLERFKTATRVEVRPQTGRTHQIRVHFASLGHPVLGDRVYGGRSVIPAAATAARQMLHAERLGFVHPQRREYVEYSAPLPPDMERVIEALRADKQP, from the coding sequence ATGTCTAAAGAAGGTAGATACCCAGCCCCTATAACAGACCGCATCGTTTCTCGGGATATCATCGTCGCCCCCAAGTTCGCCTCCGAGCGGCTGGACCATTATCTGATCCGGCAGCAGGTGCACGCCTCCCGCACCTATCTTCAGCGACTCGTCCGGGACGGCGAAATTCGCGTGAACGACCGGGAGGTCAAGCCCAATTATAAGGTCCGTCCGGGAGACCGCGTGACCTGCCGCGTGCCGACCCCGGTCCCCCTGGAAATAACGGCCGAGCCGATCCCGCTGGACGTGCTTTACGAAGACGCCGGTCTTCTGGTGCTGAACAAACCGGCGGGCCTGGTAATGCATCCCGCGCCGGGACATTACACCGGGACCCTCGTCCACGCCCTTTTGGCCCATTGTAAAAACCTTTCCGGGATCGGCGGCCGGCAACGGCCGGGCCTGGTCCATCGGCTTGACAAAGACACCTCCGGCGTCATCGTCGTGGCCAAGACCGACGCCGCCCACCGGTCGCTTTCCCGGCAGTTTAAAGACCATTCCATTGAACGGACGTATCAGGCCGTCGTGGCGGGCCGTCTGCCGAAGAACGGAGGGATGATCGACCTGGCCATCGGTCGGGATCGATGGGAACGGAAAAAGATTTCCCATCGGACCTCCAGGCCCCGCGAGGCCCGGACGGCGTATCGCGTCCTCGAACGCTTCAAGACCGCCACGCGGGTCGAAGTCCGTCCCCAGACGGGGCGCACCCACCAGATCCGCGTGCATTTCGCGTCCCTCGGCCACCCGGTTCTGGGCGACCGGGTCTATGGGGGACGGTCGGTGATTCCGGCCGCGGCCACCGCGGCCCGTCAGATGCTCCATGCCGAACGGTTGGGATTTGTTCATCCGCAAAGACGGGAGTACGTCGAGTACTCCGCCCCCCTTCCTCCCGACATGGAGCGCGTGATTGAAGCCCTTCGCGCGGATAAACAACCTTGA
- a CDS encoding helix-turn-helix transcriptional regulator, whose amino-acid sequence MKRVSKTHVGQRIRAIRGKMNQTDFAKIIGVRKQNYVSRYEHGRIPNPELLVRIANHGKVTVDWLLTGRGKGPKSR is encoded by the coding sequence ATGAAGCGCGTATCGAAGACGCACGTGGGGCAGCGGATCCGCGCGATCCGCGGGAAAATGAATCAAACCGACTTCGCCAAGATCATCGGGGTGCGCAAACAAAATTACGTGAGCCGGTACGAACACGGCCGGATTCCCAACCCGGAACTTCTGGTTCGCATCGCCAATCACGGGAAGGTCACGGTGGATTGGCTCTTAACCGGTCGAGGCAAGGGGCCGAAATCCCGTTAA
- a CDS encoding V-type ATP synthase subunit D produces MQKTSPTRMNLLILKARVGSTRKGLDLLRSKREALVREFFSAMDTVVASRDLLRRMMEGAMNSLAVALGLDGRAVVESAAFAARRDIPFELVERNVWGVTFPEIQCRSVVRSADARGYAVPSVSGYTNTAARDFEKVLDQILKIISVEMRLKKIGEEIKKTTRRINALTEIVLPELRYQIRTIRFALEEREREETFRMKRFKEKPLVY; encoded by the coding sequence ATGCAGAAAACCAGTCCGACGCGAATGAACCTCCTGATCCTGAAAGCCCGGGTGGGATCGACCCGGAAGGGGCTGGATCTTCTGCGCAGCAAGCGTGAGGCGCTGGTCCGCGAATTTTTCTCGGCGATGGACACCGTGGTCGCCTCGCGGGATCTTCTTCGGCGGATGATGGAGGGGGCCATGAACTCCCTGGCCGTGGCCCTCGGGCTGGACGGCCGGGCCGTCGTTGAATCGGCCGCCTTCGCGGCCCGGCGGGACATCCCGTTTGAGCTGGTCGAACGGAATGTTTGGGGCGTTACGTTTCCGGAAATCCAGTGCCGGAGCGTCGTCCGCTCCGCCGACGCGCGAGGGTACGCCGTGCCGAGCGTTTCCGGTTACACGAACACGGCGGCGCGCGATTTTGAAAAGGTGCTGGACCAGATTCTCAAGATCATTTCGGTCGAGATGCGACTGAAGAAGATCGGCGAAGAGATCAAGAAAACAACGCGCCGGATCAACGCCCTCACCGAGATCGTCCTGCCGGAATTGCGTTACCAGATCCGGACGATCCGCTTTGCCCTGGAGGAGCGGGAGCGGGAGGAGACTTTCCGGATGAAGCGGTTCAAGGAAAAACCATTGGTATACTAA
- a CDS encoding V-type ATP synthase subunit B: protein MDYLTREYGTLHSVSGPLLFVEKVRRVSVGEMVAILLPDGRERRGQVIEISDRHAVIQVLEATAGISTTGTRLRFSENVARMGLSPDILGRRFNGVGEPIDGLPEIIPERWVGIIGSPINPVARDKPGHFIQTGLSTVDGLNTLVRGQKLPIFSGSGLPAKEIAAQILRQAKVIGEEAEFAIVFAAMGITFREASFFLEEFEKSGVSEHTVVFLNLADDPTIERLLTPRFALTAAEYLAFTRNRHVLVILTDITNYCEALREIATAREEIPGRRGYPGYMYTDLAMIYERAGRIKGLPGSVTQLPILTMPDDDITHPIPDLTGYITEGQIVLSRDLHRKGIYPPIDVLPSLSRLMNLGIGEGKTRADHRGVADQLYAFYAQGRDLRRLAAIVGEEGLTESDKRLLQFAERFEREFVSQGGEERRLEQTLDLGWSLLGLLPKERLTRIKPEFVQRFYKG, encoded by the coding sequence ATGGATTATCTGACCCGGGAATACGGCACCCTTCATTCCGTCAGCGGCCCGCTGCTGTTTGTGGAGAAGGTCCGCCGGGTCTCCGTCGGCGAGATGGTCGCGATCCTTTTGCCCGACGGCCGGGAACGCCGGGGTCAGGTGATCGAGATTTCGGACCGGCATGCCGTGATCCAGGTGCTGGAGGCCACCGCCGGCATCAGCACCACCGGCACGCGGCTCCGGTTCTCCGAGAACGTCGCCCGGATGGGACTTTCGCCGGACATTCTGGGCCGTCGTTTCAACGGGGTGGGCGAGCCGATCGACGGCCTGCCGGAGATTATTCCGGAGCGGTGGGTCGGAATCATCGGCAGTCCGATCAATCCCGTCGCGCGCGACAAGCCCGGGCATTTCATCCAGACCGGGCTCTCCACCGTCGACGGGCTGAACACGTTGGTGCGCGGGCAGAAACTGCCGATTTTCTCGGGATCCGGTCTGCCGGCGAAAGAAATCGCGGCCCAGATCCTCCGGCAGGCCAAGGTGATCGGCGAGGAGGCCGAGTTCGCCATCGTTTTCGCCGCGATGGGCATTACTTTCCGCGAAGCCTCGTTCTTCCTGGAGGAGTTTGAAAAGAGCGGGGTGTCGGAGCACACCGTCGTGTTTTTAAACCTGGCCGACGATCCCACGATCGAGAGGCTCCTGACGCCGCGATTCGCCCTGACCGCGGCCGAGTATCTCGCCTTCACCCGCAACCGTCATGTCCTGGTCATCCTCACGGACATCACCAATTACTGCGAGGCGCTCCGCGAGATCGCCACGGCGCGCGAGGAGATTCCGGGTCGCCGGGGGTATCCCGGGTATATGTATACGGATTTGGCCATGATCTACGAGCGGGCCGGACGGATCAAAGGACTTCCCGGCTCGGTGACGCAGCTGCCCATTTTGACGATGCCCGACGACGACATCACCCACCCGATTCCCGATCTCACGGGTTACATCACCGAAGGCCAGATCGTCCTGTCGCGGGATCTTCACCGAAAGGGGATTTATCCGCCGATCGACGTTCTGCCGAGCCTGTCGCGCCTGATGAATCTGGGGATCGGCGAGGGGAAAACCCGGGCGGACCACCGCGGCGTGGCGGACCAGCTGTACGCCTTCTACGCCCAGGGACGGGATCTCCGCCGTCTGGCCGCCATCGTCGGCGAAGAGGGCTTGACCGAATCGGACAAGCGGCTGCTTCAATTCGCCGAGCGGTTCGAGCGGGAATTCGTGAGCCAGGGCGGGGAGGAGCGCCGCCTGGAGCAGACCCTGGACCTGGGGTGGTCGCTTTTGGGCCTTCTTCCCAAGGAACGGCTCACGCGGATCAAGCCCGAGTTTGTCCAGCGCTTTTATAAAGGGTGA